The Vibrio splendidus genome has a window encoding:
- a CDS encoding carboxymuconolactone decarboxylase family protein has product MSNFKIHSVESAPEQSQPILEGAKKQMGRVPGLFGVLAESPNTLKAYTQLHQAFSDSSFDAEELTVVWQTINVEHECHYCVPAHTGIAHSMKVDPAITEALRNRTALPTEKLQALHDFTLSMVRNRGNVPESEMVAFFEAGYGQQQVLEVILGLSQKVISNYVNHVAKTPVDKVFEQFAWQG; this is encoded by the coding sequence ATGAGCAACTTCAAAATTCATTCAGTAGAATCAGCGCCAGAGCAAAGCCAACCTATTCTTGAAGGTGCTAAAAAGCAGATGGGCAGAGTACCGGGTCTTTTCGGTGTGTTGGCTGAATCTCCAAATACACTTAAGGCTTACACTCAGCTTCATCAGGCGTTTAGTGACTCATCTTTCGATGCTGAAGAGCTAACGGTTGTTTGGCAAACCATCAACGTTGAACACGAATGCCACTACTGCGTTCCTGCGCACACAGGTATCGCACATTCAATGAAGGTTGATCCTGCAATCACCGAAGCACTTCGTAATCGCACGGCTCTACCCACTGAAAAGCTGCAAGCACTGCATGATTTTACGCTGAGCATGGTACGCAACCGCGGCAATGTACCTGAAAGTGAAATGGTCGCATTCTTCGAAGCGGGATACGGTCAGCAACAGGTGTTAGAAGTGATTCTTGGCTTGTCTCAGAAAGTGATCAGCAACTACGTAAACCACGTTGCCAAAACGCCAGTAGACAAAGTATTTGAACAGTTCGCTTGGCAAGGTTAA
- a CDS encoding LysR substrate-binding domain-containing protein, whose amino-acid sequence MSRQQANIAVKDLNWRGIDLNLLLTFDALFRLKSVSAASKELHLGQPATSYNLKRLRELLGDPLFERQGNKMQPTVRAHEIAPKVQTILSIFTQDILPAEQFEPESYSGQFTIGVSDYAEQIFGPEIFDTLQQLAPLSKVLLKPVDSANCVTLLEDQNTDLCIGVFQELPSHLDTTFLYREKHLCTFDNKVLKTTLPIPLDTYLKTPQMIITANQELTSQVDITLENIGIKRNVVLGTTRFLTIRRMLSGRNVLAVMAEMVGRSELIDDDLVLCDPPIEIPDFNVDMVTLKRDASHPRIQFLTQLVQNLIQEKVKELRLIK is encoded by the coding sequence TTGAGCAGACAGCAGGCGAATATTGCTGTGAAAGATCTTAATTGGCGTGGAATAGACCTCAACCTACTACTCACTTTTGACGCGCTTTTTCGCTTAAAGAGTGTATCGGCAGCTTCAAAAGAGCTGCATTTGGGACAGCCAGCCACCAGTTACAACCTAAAACGACTTCGGGAATTATTGGGGGATCCTCTCTTTGAAAGGCAAGGCAACAAGATGCAACCGACGGTGAGAGCACATGAGATCGCCCCTAAGGTTCAGACGATTTTGTCGATTTTCACGCAAGATATTTTACCGGCAGAACAATTTGAGCCAGAGAGTTACTCAGGACAGTTCACCATTGGTGTCAGTGATTACGCAGAGCAGATTTTTGGTCCTGAGATTTTCGACACTCTTCAGCAACTTGCCCCGCTCAGCAAAGTCCTGCTCAAGCCGGTCGACAGTGCGAACTGCGTGACATTGCTCGAAGACCAAAACACGGACCTCTGTATTGGTGTTTTTCAGGAATTACCAAGCCATTTGGACACCACCTTTCTTTACAGAGAAAAGCACCTGTGTACCTTTGATAACAAGGTGTTGAAGACTACACTCCCAATACCGCTCGATACCTATTTAAAGACACCGCAAATGATAATCACGGCTAACCAAGAACTGACGAGCCAAGTCGATATCACGCTAGAAAATATCGGTATAAAACGTAATGTGGTGCTTGGGACAACGCGTTTTTTGACCATTCGAAGAATGCTTTCAGGAAGAAATGTATTAGCCGTGATGGCAGAGATGGTAGGCCGTTCTGAATTGATAGATGATGACTTAGTACTATGCGACCCACCCATTGAAATCCCAGATTTTAACGTCGATATGGTGACATTAAAACGCGACGCCAGTCATCCACGTATCCAGTTTCTTACCCAACTGGTTCAAAACCTAATTCAAGAAAAAGTAAAAGAACTTCGACTCATCAAATAG
- a CDS encoding MFS transporter has protein sequence MSSICLALLAYELSGDVAGMVLSIAFALKMLAYIGLAPVFGAIAHKLPKRRTLFALDLIRALLFVCLPFVTEVWEVYVLMFLINACSAGFTPLFQSTLPLVLVDKTQYAKALSFSRMAYDLEQIFSPMLTALLLSLIGFRQLFMLDAATFLLSGVLILLCTLPNLKRVTESAHKTKKTSAVQALRNYLNKPNLRALWFAYLAAASASAMVLVNTVIYVHEVLHGDETQTALAMMVVGLGSMLMALRLPKWLESHSPQHFHWIGLLTICASFAVGSFTPGWIGFGVMCLAMGVGMSCIQTSAGLLITQACEGEDTAPYFAAHFSLTHFWWFFTYLIAGISVKLFGMSAGYLIMGALCVISGLMYASIKDTFSENDG, from the coding sequence ATGAGCTCCATCTGCTTAGCCTTGCTCGCGTATGAGCTGTCGGGTGATGTAGCAGGGATGGTGCTGAGTATTGCATTTGCTTTGAAGATGTTGGCGTACATAGGACTCGCGCCAGTATTTGGTGCAATCGCACATAAGTTGCCGAAACGAAGGACTTTGTTCGCGCTGGATTTGATTAGGGCGCTGTTGTTTGTCTGTTTACCGTTTGTCACCGAAGTGTGGGAAGTCTATGTGTTGATGTTTCTCATCAATGCGTGTTCTGCGGGTTTTACTCCCCTGTTTCAATCAACGCTACCTTTGGTCTTAGTGGATAAAACGCAGTACGCGAAAGCATTGTCGTTCAGCCGAATGGCTTATGATCTCGAACAGATATTTAGCCCAATGCTAACGGCTCTATTGTTGAGCTTGATTGGTTTTAGACAGTTATTCATGCTCGATGCGGCCACTTTTCTGCTGTCTGGTGTGTTGATCTTACTGTGTACATTACCGAATTTGAAACGAGTGACAGAATCAGCGCATAAAACGAAAAAGACCAGCGCGGTGCAAGCGCTACGTAATTACTTGAATAAACCTAATTTGAGAGCTCTGTGGTTTGCGTATCTTGCCGCGGCCAGTGCTTCTGCGATGGTGCTAGTGAATACGGTTATCTACGTACACGAAGTGCTGCACGGTGACGAAACGCAAACCGCATTAGCAATGATGGTCGTTGGTTTGGGTTCCATGCTTATGGCACTGCGGTTACCCAAATGGTTAGAGAGTCACTCGCCGCAACATTTTCATTGGATAGGATTGCTGACGATTTGCGCCTCTTTTGCCGTTGGCAGTTTCACACCCGGTTGGATTGGCTTTGGCGTCATGTGCTTAGCCATGGGCGTTGGAATGTCTTGTATTCAAACTTCCGCAGGTCTTTTGATCACCCAAGCGTGTGAGGGAGAAGACACCGCGCCGTATTTTGCTGCTCATTTCTCTTTAACGCATTTCTGGTGGTTTTTTACTTACTTGATTGCGGGGATAAGCGTGAAGCTGTTTGGTATGAGTGCCGGCTATTTAATTATGGGAGCTCTTTGTGTCATTAGCGGCTTAATGTACGCCTCAATCAAAGATACGTTCAGCGAGAATGATGGCTAG
- a CDS encoding GNAT family N-acetyltransferase → MSNTMKFRQYNSNEIETITQVFTQTFTDSKGENEGKTVGKLANDLLTTTAPTELLCFIAEDDSSESDADSTIVGAIIFTPLSFDDETKAYLLSPVAVSTQVQKRGIGQKLINFGLQVLKEQGVELAVTYGDPDYYSKVGFGRITVEQVPAPFELSFSHGWLAQSLTGGDIKVTSGKSSCVEALAHPEYW, encoded by the coding sequence GTGAGTAACACCATGAAATTTAGACAATATAATTCAAACGAAATCGAAACAATCACTCAAGTTTTCACTCAGACCTTTACGGATTCAAAAGGCGAGAACGAAGGTAAAACCGTGGGTAAGCTTGCCAACGATCTTTTAACGACAACAGCTCCGACAGAGCTACTTTGCTTTATTGCTGAAGATGATTCTAGTGAGTCGGATGCGGATAGTACGATTGTAGGCGCGATTATCTTTACGCCGCTTTCATTTGATGATGAAACGAAGGCATATTTGCTTTCACCAGTCGCGGTGAGCACTCAGGTGCAAAAGCGTGGTATTGGCCAGAAACTGATTAACTTTGGTTTGCAGGTTCTAAAAGAGCAAGGTGTTGAGCTTGCAGTGACGTACGGTGATCCTGACTACTATTCCAAAGTGGGCTTTGGGCGAATTACCGTTGAGCAAGTCCCAGCGCCATTTGAATTGAGTTTCTCTCACGGTTGGTTGGCTCAATCGTTGACTGGTGGTGACATCAAAGTAACAAGTGGCAAGTCGAGTTGTGTTGAAGCTTTGGCTCACCCCGAATATTGGTAG
- a CDS encoding MalY/PatB family protein → MHSFDNTINRRNTGSVKWDFMEQKLGLEGADLLPMWVSDYDFQAPQLVLDRLAQDISHGIFGYSERQDDYYQAAIDWFKKQHRTEIKREWITTVHGVLPGIAMALQMLTEKNDQIVIQSPGYGSFRKIIELNDRKVLNNPLIESEGHYQLDFAHLEDCFASGAKALIFCNPHNPTGRAWDEQEIMQIAELCQKHNVWLISDEIWSDLTLTLNVFHSTLSLPSSLTDKLIVATAASKTFGLSSLRISNFIIPNSELKEQFVRRLDAHGMDCFNSLSMSAATTAYQECDTWLADLKQYLQGNIETLHGFLKAELPHIRFTKPEATYLAWLDCRAMKLSDTELEQKLIAAGIVPSMGCAFGEEGSGFIRLNLGCPAEVLADALVRLKVALVVDK, encoded by the coding sequence ATGCATTCTTTCGACAATACGATTAACCGCCGAAACACAGGATCGGTAAAGTGGGACTTTATGGAGCAGAAGCTTGGCTTAGAAGGCGCCGATTTACTGCCAATGTGGGTGTCTGACTATGATTTCCAAGCACCTCAACTAGTATTAGATCGCTTAGCTCAAGATATCTCGCATGGTATTTTTGGTTACTCAGAACGTCAGGATGACTATTACCAAGCCGCGATCGATTGGTTTAAAAAGCAACATCGAACAGAAATCAAACGAGAGTGGATCACCACGGTACATGGCGTACTTCCTGGTATCGCGATGGCACTGCAAATGCTCACGGAAAAGAACGATCAAATCGTTATTCAAAGTCCTGGCTACGGTTCATTTCGTAAGATCATCGAACTGAATGATCGTAAGGTGTTGAACAACCCGTTGATAGAATCAGAAGGTCATTACCAGCTTGATTTTGCACATTTGGAAGACTGCTTTGCGAGTGGCGCCAAGGCGTTGATTTTCTGCAACCCACACAACCCAACCGGTAGAGCCTGGGACGAGCAAGAGATCATGCAAATTGCCGAGCTTTGCCAGAAACACAATGTGTGGCTCATCAGTGATGAAATTTGGAGCGACCTAACGCTAACACTTAATGTATTCCATTCGACGTTAAGCTTGCCAAGTTCGCTAACCGACAAACTTATTGTGGCGACCGCGGCCAGTAAAACATTTGGTTTGTCATCATTGAGAATCTCAAACTTCATCATTCCAAATTCGGAGTTGAAGGAGCAGTTTGTTCGCCGTTTGGATGCTCATGGCATGGATTGCTTCAACAGCCTATCCATGTCTGCAGCGACCACAGCATACCAAGAGTGTGATACTTGGCTAGCGGACTTAAAGCAATACTTGCAAGGTAACATCGAAACGCTGCATGGATTCTTGAAAGCAGAACTACCTCATATTCGTTTCACTAAACCCGAAGCGACATATCTTGCATGGCTAGATTGCCGTGCAATGAAACTAAGTGATACTGAGCTTGAGCAAAAACTCATTGCAGCCGGCATTGTACCGAGTATGGGTTGTGCCTTTGGCGAAGAAGGTTCAGGGTTTATTCGCTTGAATCTAGGATGTCCTGCAGAAGTATTAGCAGACGCTTTGGTACGACTTAAAGTAGCATTAGTTGTAGATAAGTAA
- a CDS encoding MerR family transcriptional regulator — protein MYRISELAELVGLSRSTLLYYGKLGLIEAQRTSNGYRSYSERDLQRVKLLQQLQAGGLTLKECQACLDAKVDRSLLQNRLEQLDEEIAQKQRSRDLLSALLGESGLQDWHESMDKVAPDAHLDWLIKQGFDEKQALRLKWLSKDMNDHDQYMADFEVIFEGLQRLGPGTAEDTLAALAHVPVYPKCVLEIGCGKGIATYVLAKAIVEHQADVQITAVDNDQPSLDILTQQAQALGLESNVKTVCASMMDLPFEAKSFDLIWSEGSAYIMGVEKALKQWLNLLSDEGILVVNDLVWNTEQPNESSKAFWQKEYPDMTTVSERIKQAQAAGYEVLDHFAMSDAGWLAYYQPFQKRVEALKATMPNSKALVDCDNEVKQFFDSSTQKSGLDQQPSKVSNQRDFDYQFFVLKKLK, from the coding sequence ATGTATCGCATATCTGAATTAGCGGAGCTCGTTGGCCTGAGCCGTTCAACGCTTTTGTACTATGGAAAGTTGGGTTTGATTGAAGCTCAACGCACCAGTAATGGTTATCGAAGTTATTCCGAACGCGATTTACAGCGCGTGAAGTTGTTGCAGCAGTTACAAGCGGGTGGCCTGACGTTGAAAGAGTGTCAGGCGTGTTTGGATGCTAAGGTTGACCGCTCCTTGTTACAAAACCGACTCGAACAATTGGATGAAGAGATCGCTCAGAAGCAGCGTTCGAGAGATCTTTTATCGGCCCTGTTAGGCGAGAGTGGTTTGCAAGATTGGCATGAGTCGATGGACAAAGTGGCGCCTGATGCGCATCTCGACTGGCTAATTAAGCAAGGCTTTGATGAGAAGCAAGCACTGCGACTGAAATGGCTTTCAAAAGACATGAACGATCATGACCAGTACATGGCGGATTTTGAGGTGATCTTTGAGGGTTTACAGCGTTTAGGGCCAGGAACAGCGGAAGATACTTTGGCGGCACTGGCACACGTTCCAGTTTATCCCAAATGTGTGCTTGAGATCGGTTGCGGTAAAGGTATTGCCACCTATGTGTTAGCGAAAGCCATAGTAGAACATCAAGCGGATGTGCAAATAACGGCGGTAGATAATGATCAGCCGAGTTTAGATATTCTGACTCAGCAAGCACAGGCTCTTGGCTTAGAAAGCAACGTCAAAACCGTATGCGCGAGCATGATGGATCTACCGTTTGAAGCTAAGTCGTTTGACCTAATTTGGTCGGAAGGCAGCGCTTACATCATGGGTGTTGAAAAGGCGCTAAAGCAGTGGCTAAATTTACTCAGTGATGAGGGCATATTGGTCGTCAATGATTTGGTGTGGAATACCGAACAACCTAACGAATCGAGCAAAGCGTTCTGGCAAAAAGAGTACCCAGACATGACGACGGTTTCAGAACGAATTAAACAGGCACAAGCTGCGGGTTATGAAGTTTTGGATCACTTTGCAATGAGCGATGCTGGTTGGCTTGCGTATTACCAGCCCTTTCAAAAGCGAGTAGAAGCGCTTAAAGCAACGATGCCGAACTCAAAAGCGCTGGTAGATTGCGACAATGAAGTTAAACAATTTTTCGATAGCAGCACACAAAAGAGCGGATTGGATCAACAGCCTTCTAAAGTTTCTAATCAACGTGACTTTGATTATCAGTTCTTTGTGCTCAAGAAATTAAAGTAA